The genomic DNA gatcctttttcataccactttggATGTAAGTTTTCATCTAATTCCATGTTTTAGTATTTCAACATTTGTGTCCCTTTCTATTTTCTAGTTCCCAAAAAGCAcaccaattaaaataaataacatgaaataaaagtaCATAGAAGGTTGTGTGTCTCCATAACAACTCCTGATGAAGACCATGTGATGTGACAGCGAAGCCGTTGACTTCATTCATGAATAAACTCCCTGGAATCTGTTCGGCGTGCTGCGGGAAATCCAGCCGAACATCTGCTCTTCGCTTTGGACGGCGGAAAGAGAGGGGGGGGGGAAATGCGTGTGCGGCCGCAACGGGGCACGCGAGCCCTGGAATCCTTTGCCACTAATACCCAAATGGGATCCGCGGCGGCGCGGGGCATAAGGATCCAATTAGAATCCAGTTAGCCGCCGTTTGGCAGCACCATCTGGATGGCGCGAAGATACGCGGGGTCGCGTGTCAATCCATCAGAAGGAGGTGGGGAGGGGGCGCTCAGTAAGATCAGCTACAAATTTAGTTTTCTATGCAAACAGTTCCCTAATAATAGTGACTAATTTgtcaatcataaggtgccggaacgcaaagtacatatggcaGCGCatggatgacgagacgggcacaggtcctggaacatacgcagaaaatggtactaaaaaaaaacccgcaaatgcccacttaccttacaagcctcaatttcagataatatccaaggtataaatgttatggcaacaatttacaataattTAGGCTATACTTTGCACAGCATGAGTAACATAACCACAGGTTGGACTTACAGTAACGTaccgtctaacttgtaaaacttgaaagaaaaaaaaatccgagattacaataaataacacaaacccattcctTTGcgaggatccggcacaaattaaccccagataatgatgtcccgatccgatcacgtgatcggaaattgggctgattgcgccatttttcagaggatcggaatcgggcgaAAAAAATCggctttttaattttaaaaaatatatgtttttctgctctatgctcgcacagcctctcctgctgcttttcttggtcactaGGGAGCTGGAGTTTGcttgttaacaatgattgacgggcgttgaagctttgatcttgccagagaagcttgggaaTGCTAACTTCAAGGCGCCGCATGTGTCAGTCATCAttaagcttgttaaacactagcagtagtgtgctgtggcaactcattgtgtaagtgagcagagtgagtggactcactcaataaagcatttaataaagacaagcatttgtcCACGTTTGAAGGTGACACGGTGGTACAGTaacatgttgaaaaaaaatttttggaataattttttttcggtatcggatctgaacaggatgcaatgaaatgaAAAGCAGATGctgtgattttggcaaaaaatgtttactatcggaggaatctgaccttttagccagattgccgtaaTCACGCCAGCCTGCCGCCGGACCCAcgctggcgcagatccaacgacccggccaaaaggccaaactctgctcCTTCACCTTAGtcctaaccccttgtactgactcattttgaaagctggaaaaaacaagtggacaatttattcaggtggacagcgatcaaacggcaaggcaaacCGCAAAATCCCCAACGGAGAGGCAATTCtgggttcagggtcagcaaaacacGAGCAGATCGGAATGTCCCCGAGAAGAGACACTTCTTAGCTAaacgttcagtctttttgaagtctgcggTACGGTGGGCCGGACAAAGGGTGTTGTTTAGGATAATTTTTCTGTTGCAGATTCGAGCGGTCAAGTTCATGCGTCACCGTTcgttgctgggtcatggttactgtggcaactgaggtgggaggttcGGCCTGCCTTGACATCTGAGACGCGCCTAGCTATCAAACttagttgtttttgttatcgggtgttgtggtagttcaggacgtcccgccatttgttctggactgtcctgattgcgggatttggtgttgcagacgtgagcttgtagatgtcttgcctatcacctggtcgtcagcgtcaatctggctcagtcagctgcatgacgcacgcgttgggcttccgtggtccgtaggcgtcatgtatctcttatgccctatgtcaaatatattgtttgttttccttaaactatgatatgaaTGCTATTATATTGGGTACATTAGAGGactacaaacagtaaataggaGAACAGATGCTATTTCCTTCACTATGTACTCAAGTTACTCATGAACAGTTGTCGCTTACCCGGACATTTTCGCGCAGGTTTGGACTCGCGCACGCTGAGCACCCCGAGCCCCGGCCTCAAGTCGTCGTCCCTGTCGTCGCCGGCGCCGTCAAGCAACGGCCACGACGGCAACTCCGCGTCGTCGTCTTCGTCCGAGGCGGCGGCGCCAGAGCGCCCCCGGCTGAGTGGGCATTCCAAGGGCCGCTCCCCGACGGACCTCCTGCCGGACGTCCTCCTGCTGGAAATCTTTTCGCACCTTTCCAGCGACCAGCTGTGCCGCTGCGCTCGCGTGTGCCTGCGCTGGTACAAGCTAGCGTGGGACCCGCGGCTTTGGCGCACCGTGCGGCTGGCCGGCGAGCAGCTGCACGCCGATCGGGCCCTGCGGGCGCTGACGCAGCGACTGTGCCGGGACACGCCAGACGTGTGCCTGGCCCTGGAGACTGTGGCGGTCAGCGGCTGCCGGCGGCTTAGCGACCGCGGGATGCGCGTGTTGGCGCAGCGCTGCCCCGAGCTGCGTCGGCTGGAGGTGGCCGGCTGCTACGACGTCTCCGATGAAGCCGTCTTTGAGGTGGTGTCGCGATGTCCCGGCTTGGAGCACCTCGACCTCTCGGGTAAGGGCCGTCCCTAGTGGatatttcaaaaaatgtattaatacaCAAATGTGTTTGTTTACCTTTTTCAGTGTGTATTTCAGCAGGTTTAGTTGAATTTGCATTGATTTGAGGTGGATCTATgaacatatttttttcattgctgaTAAAACTCATTATAATATACTTTTATGATGTAACGGCGCTGCCCCTTTTTTATTCAGGCTGCTCCAAGGTGACGTGCATCAGCCTGAGCCCTGAAGGTTCGCTGCCAGCGCCGCTGCCGCCCGCCCTGCAGACCTCCCTCCGCTACCTGGACATGAGCGACTGCTCCCGGCTGGAGGACGAAGGCCTGCGCGTGATCGCCGCGCACTGCCCGCGCCTGACGCACTTGTACCTGCGGCGCTGCGGGCGGCTGAGTGACGAGGCGCTGCGCCACCTGGCACCCCGCTGCCCGTCCCTGCGCGAGCTGAGCCTGAGCGACTGCCGGCTACTTGGCGACTTCGGCCTGCGGGAGGTGGCCCGCCTGGAGGGTCGCCTGCGCTACCTGAGTGTGGCGCACTGCCCGCGCGTCACCGACGTGGGCCTGCGATACGTGGCGCGCTACTGCCCCAAGCTGCGCTACCTCAACGCCCGTGGCTGCGAGGGCCTGACCGACCAGGGCCTGGGACACCTGGCGCGCGGCTGCCCCAAGCTCAAATCGCTGGACGTGGGCAAGTGCCCCCTGGTTTCCGACGCCGGCTTGGAGCAGCTGGCACTCTGCTGCGCCGCCCTGCGCCGCCTCAGCCTCCGGGCTTGCGAGAGCGTGACGGGGTGCGGCCTGCGGGCGCTGGCCGCCAACTGCTGCCAGCTGCAGCTGCTCAACGTGCAGGAGTGCGAAGTGGCGCCAGACGCGCTGCGTTTCGTGCGGCGCCACTGTCGCAAGTGCGTCATCGAGCACACCGACCCGGCCTTCTATTGACACCGACGGGCTCGCCGCTAAGCTATTTAACCTATTTATCTGGACTAGAAAAGTGCACAGTCTTGCCTTGAGATATGAGCAACTCCGCGTACGATATTGTACTTAATAAAAAACAGGGAAAACAGTAGCAATTTTGGTCAATTGAAACAGATTTGCTTTCTCGTGTCAGGCCAGATCTCTTCCCCGGGCcacgagtttgacacctgtgttttaaacatattttaaaaatctttaTAATACAAAGTTTACTTAAAACAAAACCTTACCATACCTTCTGTAGCATCCATTCTTTGGCAAAGTCAAGGAAATAAATGTGAATTGACGGCGGCTATATTTCGTGACATTGTGAGGATCGCTCATATCTCAAGACAAAATCTGACCGAATTGCAGCCCCTATTTTGACAAACTCATATCTCAAGGCCAGACTCGAACGTAGCTCTTTAGCTGcctttgacagtgctagacatccagtccatttgaaccggGAGAGCTGGCAGCCATGCATTTAGCGGTCTCTAAGGAAGTCTAAAAGCTTGACACAAAAAAAGAGCTGAAGGAAGTATTTATTTTCAAGATTTCAGCCGGTCAGTTGTCACAGAATTGCACAACAGTAAAGCCTCTGGTCCAGATGGTTCCTCTGCcgaattttaaaaacatttctggTTTATGCGAGCTAGTAAATCGAATTTAATCCACTCAAAATGTTCTAAACTCACCCATTTTTACCATAAGACACATTTGTAAATTATTCCGTTTTGGACCGAGCGTCCACATGACTATTTATAATGCAACAGACAATCATATGTGCTTGTGACAATCAAGGACAATTTGTGCCTTTTTTCATGTGAGGTAGAAGCAAATGTTCTTTATTTGTCTGAAGAGTATTAAAAGTGTACACTTTATCAACATACGAGGTATTCATGTTGTTTCTCACACCTGAAGGGAAAACTAACTAGTAATTGTAGTGGAAGACCGCTAGAGGGCGCCAGAGATTTCCCTCACAATGCTGTGGCGGAATTTCAGATTTGTTGATGACCAACCAGAAGACTGTTCAGCACTCTTGCAGATGTTGAGGATTTCCAATTAGATGTTGTCCCTTTCAGAAGCCAGTGTTGCGCTGGTCGGTCCGTTGGCACGTGCACTCCACAACCGGATGTAGAATACGTGTCCAAGTGGCCTCAACGACAAAATGAAATGACTGTTAAATGTCAGATATAGGCAAAAATATTGGCAAGTCATCCCAAATGGCttcttcaaaccaaaatgggtGACTTACTGTTTAATTTTAGGCATGGGTCCTCGAGACCTTTTCATTCGTCCTTTTATGATTGACAAGTCTGCCCAATTTTATGCCCTTACAGTGCGTATGACAtgattaaaaagtcttaaatatcaTTAGAATTAGAatcattttgagacgatttgactatacacgacaatttggcaaaattagaaaagaaagaaattagtcttttaatctgcttctTAGCCCCGCCtgccattatagcgctctagcgtccccaaatgGAGGATGACGTCTGCAGGGTtaggatttcatctgatttagaattctgtccattgagggggaattattcagaacgaggaaaatgcgacaaagagaacagcaaaatgtcattgtttgaaatctctcaaatatttttacagaatattctttttatccatgtaATTTTTCCCCAATGCTAAactaatggtatggtcatgacaaataacagtcttgtactaaatggaatatacataaattaaaaatgcatttattcagtatgagaTGGCAaacttactccataatggtcaaaactgtcgacttcttgcacctttatgccactggagttagtccagcttttgtcatttctctgccacggcttcagagaatgtaaacaaaccaggaggcgtgacagctagccgacatgctaacccgcaccgagtgacgtctcaaagtcttttcgcttttcgaagcgaaaaaattacacaaaactaccccgggtCATGTCACATGGcggcagggttgtcgattgtcttcgtcgatcggcaacccgcccggcggcaagCAAATTACAGCTCGTCGTTTCCCTGCTGCGGACAGTAgagctcgtttgcggggaagcagctggagaatgaccgcctgacaaaccggctgacgtcgggcgagcgtgtagctgccacgtGGTCAGCACAAATATGGTGTAAATTattgcttaactacacggcgaagacgttaaCAGTGGGAGAGCggcctgcagttgttgtgtgcagctcacaaggcaggatgtgtctgaggagcacttttctacatgtctgtcCAGGATGAAACGTAACTACACggtgaagacgtaaacagtgggagagcggcgtgcagttgttgtgtgcagctcacaaggcaggatgtgtctgaggagaacttttctacatgtctgtccaggatgaaacgtaagtaaattagggctgtcaaacgattaaaatttttaatcgagttaatcacagcttaaaaatgaattaatcgtaattaatcgcaattcaaaccatctataaaatatgccataattttctgtaaattattgttggaatggaaagataagacacaagacggatatatacattcaacatactatacataagtacagtatttgtttattctaacaataaatcaacaagattgcattaacattctgttaaagcgatccatggatagaaagacttgtagttcttaaaagataaatgttagcacaagttatagaaattttatattaaaacccctcttaatgttttcgtttgaataaaatttgtaaaattttcaatcgaaaaataaactagtaggtcgccattgttgatgtcaataattccacaattctcatggtcataaaatcagtcgcacccaagtgccagcagagggcaacaaaacacaattaacaagtgcacatgaccctgttctgtcattttaatctgtttgagcagggcatgtgcgttaattgcctcaaatatttaaacttgtttaattaaaaaataaggtgattaattaaaaaaattaattaccggccgttaacgcgataattttgacagccctaaagtaaatattcctttatttaaagaaagtttgtagcagtggtctccaaactgttCGACAAAGGgcagcagtgggtgcaggattttactccaacaaaacaagaccacaccttttcaccaatctggtgttttagaagtgtaatcagttgattgcagtcaggtgctgcttcttttagtagaaaccacattggttaaaagttcTTTGCTTGAtcagtatgaacaaaaaccaggacccacagcggccctgggGGagcagtttggagacccctggtttGTAatctttactttgtaatcgctgtattcgcggccattttaacacaaggttgcaatttctgacagaacactgggcacacgaagagggcaataagccaagtATAGCGCTACAAAGGACAGCGGTGGGTGTGCGACAAACCGCCGGTTGTCGGCCGAGtgccattctcggtggacaaggagcactgtcagccacaaaatgcaagccatctccgtattaaaacgtgtgccatgatcctagtatatgacataattcaaaatacgatgtttgctcacttcctcgtaagttgtcacacagttgttttggctgatCTCGGGCTGGACGGgaacttttgaaacccaaaaaggctcacatgcctctccctagtgcagctacaaaagcctgcacccgtttggctggcatgatgcgaaaaataaacgaattaataggcaaaatcagctgaatccgcagtccaaccGCATGctttaaagcaatgctgtattgtgagatgctgacccgggtgacgtagcattcgcattcatcctaaacccgagattggagccggaagtcacatattttcatggcacgggattcaaaaattgaataaataaaacgatcactttcattcaggagcataaaataccgcgtgaaatatgaaataaacatgctttttggtgtcatacgcactttaggtCAACCAGTCTTGGgggctgaatatttttttccagaggTTTGAACCCTCTTATTGCCACGGTAACACTGAATATCTGATACCTGTGATTTAAGGTGGTGCAACTCATTTCTGGTTGAAACCAGTTTCTTGCTCAGCTCCTCGTATTTGTGCTGCAGCTCTTCGCGGTCCCTTCGCTCCTTGGCAAAATCCTCCTTGAACACCTCCGCCTAGACCGGGGCACCCACATTAAGTTAGCACCCACACATACGACGCGGGATGTGATGGCTAAAGCATGCCTGATGCCTCCAGAGGTCACTTGGAGTCGTTTCTCGTTCCTTTAGTGTTCCTGAAGGGAGTCTTGATTCCAGAGCCTTTTAGCAAGGAGAATTTCCATGATTAAggcattatttcaaaataaattattcaaaTATGAGCCCAggaaaaaacatacagtggtatgaaaaagtatctgaaccttttggaatgtatccttttggaatttcctCTTCCTAagtagacttaaagagcaactgaaaccaatttttaccaaacaatttaagtcaggtgtgtgcctaatcactgatgagtggtttaaagctgccctgcccattataaaacacacacctggtaagaaatgtgttGATGAGAAgccttgtctgatgtgcatcatggctcggtcaaaagagctgtctgaagacctgccatcaaggattgttgatttgtataaagctgggaaaggatacaaaaccatctctaaaagtctggatgttcatctttCTTTCTGGTGATTTTatatagaaatgtgagaaattccaaaagactcAGAtgatttttcataccactgtatgactGGAAAATAAGAACGGGTTTACCTCAGGTAGGTGTTTGCTCAGtgattttgtttcttttgtgacGTTTTCTGGATGTTTTGGTGACGCCTGAAGAGTTAGaagctgtgtaaaaaaaaaagtaatttaattttacAACTAAATGTGTTGAAATGCTGTCTTTGGTACCTTGCGTTGGTAGTAGGCCACCATGTTGTTGTACTCTTTTGCCCATTTCTGGTTAATGCTCAGCAgctaaaacaaaacagaaaccagttggacgtctattgctgttaaTCGCAGTTAAAGGAAAAATCTGAATTTGTTCGTCCTCCGGCCAAGAGGCACCCTGTATGCCACCAATGAATTCATTGCCGTTTTCAAAATACATTCCAATAATGAatatttcaaatgaaaaatatatacagtcagaggcgtcgcgtcccattaggcaaaccaggcaattgtctagggcccccagccaggaaGggaccccagagggccaacggatttagcacacgcagctttactgcactgttgcagcgacaagtgcgacagtgccagtgaaagccttgagtctgagttccctgaaggggcctCTTCACATACTCTACACTCCCCCCCtccctcacgtgactcagagtgagagtgagcggcgatttggcacagtactgtatatttttattttattatgtacagtggggagaacaagtatttgatacactgccattggcagtgtatcaaatacttgttctccccactgtatatacaggatatactgtatgtatatattttccccaagtggaagcttccatgatcctaataaatttaataattaaaaaatatatatatacagtactgtgcataagttttaggcaggtgtcctgcctaaaacttttgcacagtactgtatatccaaaatgaagagaggttatccttctggaagcgacaaaagaaagaaagaaaaaaaaaaaaaaaaccagaagagAAAAgcaagcaagacagcggtgagtgtactatgttactgtagttttatgtcctaatgtagtaaaagccgggcactttgagtgtcctaaaaagcgctctatgagaccgaggcgttattatacttttattaaatatgctactgctccaagtccaactgtcccccttacttgcacacgctcgaagggccccatattGCTTGTTGTCTGgggccccggggacccttgctacgcctctgtatacagtatgtatacgtACTGTATATCTACACCTGCACTCATAAGTTTTGAGACTTTTCACCAATTAAGTGAATGAGAAAGTCTCAAAACAtactaaaataaaattgaatttaatGATAGTCTAaaccaaacaaaaattaaatttagATTATaataaatccttttttttaaccatatgaaatttgcaaaatactgcaaattaaaatctgcataataatgataaatattgCATCACACATCTCAATAAATCTGAACTCTCACCTCTCGCCGTTGCCTCTCGAGGATGAAAACGTGGCTGGCTTCATC from Corythoichthys intestinalis isolate RoL2023-P3 chromosome 20, ASM3026506v1, whole genome shotgun sequence includes the following:
- the LOC130908395 gene encoding TNFAIP3-interacting protein 3-like, whose amino-acid sequence is MSRDDEASHVFILERQRRELLSINQKWAKEYNNMVAYYQRKLLTLQASPKHPENVTKETKSLSKHLPEALESRLPSGTLKERETTPSDLWRHQAEVFKEDFAKERRDREELQHKYEELSKKLVSTRNELHHLKSQATWTRILHPVVECTCQRTDQRNTGF
- the si:dkey-192l18.9 gene encoding F-box/LRR-repeat protein 7 codes for the protein MGANNGKLYGSEGKGSSSISSDLSSSTDHTQSGKAPKNATPSEEGLDSRTLSTPSPGLKSSSLSSPAPSSNGHDGNSASSSSSEAAAPERPRLSGHSKGRSPTDLLPDVLLLEIFSHLSSDQLCRCARVCLRWYKLAWDPRLWRTVRLAGEQLHADRALRALTQRLCRDTPDVCLALETVAVSGCRRLSDRGMRVLAQRCPELRRLEVAGCYDVSDEAVFEVVSRCPGLEHLDLSGCSKVTCISLSPEGSLPAPLPPALQTSLRYLDMSDCSRLEDEGLRVIAAHCPRLTHLYLRRCGRLSDEALRHLAPRCPSLRELSLSDCRLLGDFGLREVARLEGRLRYLSVAHCPRVTDVGLRYVARYCPKLRYLNARGCEGLTDQGLGHLARGCPKLKSLDVGKCPLVSDAGLEQLALCCAALRRLSLRACESVTGCGLRALAANCCQLQLLNVQECEVAPDALRFVRRHCRKCVIEHTDPAFY